Genomic window (Sphingomonas japonica):
GTCGCCCTCGTGGCGTTTCGGGGTGAGGGTGCCGAGTTGTTGCTGCCGCCGACGCGCAGCCTGGCGCGGGCGCGGCGGGCGCTGGCGGAACTGCCGGGCGGAGGGGGAACCCCGATCGCGGCAGGGCTAACACTGGCGCGCGAACTGGCCGAAGCTGCCGTAGCGCGCGGGCGCACGGCATTTGTGGTGGTGCTGAGCGACGGGCGTGCCAACGTCGCGCTGGCAGGCGGGCCGCGCGGCGCGGCGCAGGGCGATGCGCAGGCCGCGGCGCAGGCGATCGGCGCGGCCGGGATCGACGGGGCATTTGTCGACATCTCGGCGCGACCGCGCGCGGAAGGGGCGGCGCTGGCGGGGGCGATGCGCGCGCGCTATCTGCCGCTGCCGCGCGCCGATGCGCGTGCGATGCACGCGGCGGTCAGGGAGGCCATGCCGAAATGACGCTCCGCTTCGATCGCGAAGGCGCCGATTGGCCCAACCGCTCCGCCAGCCGGTTTGTCAGCGTCGGCCGCATTCGCTGGCACGTGCAGGTGATGGGCAGCGGCCCGGTGCTGCTGTTGCTGCACGGCACGGGCGCGGCGACGCATAGCTGGCGCGACGTGATGCCGCTGCTCGCCGCGCGGTTCACGGTGATCGCACCCGACCTGCCGGGACATGGCTTTACCACGGGGCGTCCGGCAGGCGGGCTGTCGATGGCGGCGATGGCGGGCGCGCTCGCCGAGCTGCTCGCTGCGCTGGAGGTCGGCCCCGGCATGGTGGTCGGACATTCGGCAGGCGCGGCGATCGCCATTCGCATGACACTCGACCGCGACATCGCGCCGCGGGCGATGATCGGTCTCAACCCCGCGCTGCTGCCGTTTCCGGGGATCGCCGCGAAGCTGTTCCCGACGCTGGCCAAGCTGTTGTTCGTCAACCCGTTCGCGCCGCACATCTTCGCGCAGATCGCGCGCGGGCCGGGCGAGGTCGGGCGGTTTCTGGCGCGCAGCACCGGTTCGGCGATCGATGCCGCCGGGGCTGATCTCTACGGCCGCGTGTTCCGCGACGCCGGGCATTGCGGCGGCGCGATCGCGATGATGGCGGAATGGGACCTCGATTCGTTCGCGGCGC
Coding sequences:
- the bchO gene encoding alpha/beta fold hydrolase BchO, with product MTLRFDREGADWPNRSASRFVSVGRIRWHVQVMGSGPVLLLLHGTGAATHSWRDVMPLLAARFTVIAPDLPGHGFTTGRPAGGLSMAAMAGALAELLAALEVGPGMVVGHSAGAAIAIRMTLDRDIAPRAMIGLNPALLPFPGIAAKLFPTLAKLLFVNPFAPHIFAQIARGPGEVGRFLARSTGSAIDAAGADLYGRVFRDAGHCGGAIAMMAEWDLDSFAARLGEVQVPVLLVHGDRDAAIPASAVDAAAARIDGAQVRHLSGLGHLMHEERPVDIADIVIAFAEASGALAHAEQPA